Proteins co-encoded in one Balnearium lithotrophicum genomic window:
- the panD gene encoding aspartate 1-decarboxylase, which produces MKRFMFKSKIHRATVTGADLNYEGSITIDSELLKLADILPYEKVDIYNVSNGERFSTYVIPGEPGSGEVCLNGAAARKVQKGDIVIIVSYCELSEEEVRNFSPTVVLVDENNAPVKVSKTSGGLLV; this is translated from the coding sequence ATGAAGAGATTTATGTTTAAGTCTAAAATCCACAGGGCAACTGTAACGGGGGCAGACCTTAACTATGAGGGAAGTATAACAATTGACAGCGAGCTCCTCAAACTTGCCGACATACTTCCCTACGAAAAAGTTGACATCTACAACGTTTCAAATGGAGAGAGATTCTCAACCTACGTTATACCGGGAGAACCAGGAAGTGGTGAGGTTTGTCTAAACGGGGCAGCTGCAAGGAAGGTTCAAAAGGGAGATATTGTAATAATTGTAAGCTACTGTGAGCTCTCTGAAGAGGAAGTAAGAAACTTTTCTCCAACGGTAGTTTTGGTCGATGAGAACAACGCTCCTGTTAAGGTAAGCAAGACTTCAGGCGGATTGTTGGTATAA
- a CDS encoding inositol-3-phosphate synthase: MSKKIKLAIVGVGNCASSLVQGIYYYRDKSENEISGLMHYDVGGYKPWDIEVVAAFDIDKRKVGKDVSRAIFEKPNCTKVFNPNVPEMGVEVQMGPIMDGFAEHMLEYPEEQRFVPADKEPVDVVKVLKESGAEVVVNYLPVGSEEATRFYAQCALEAGCAFVNCIPVFIASDKEWAQKFKEKGLPIVGDDIKSQVGATITHRALATLMSDRGVPIDRTYQLNFGGNTDFLNMLERKRLKTKKVSKTEAVRSIIPYPVEDNNIHIGPSDYVPWLKDNKIAYIRLEGRLFGDVPMYIELKLSVEDSPNSAGSAIDAIRCAKLALDRGISGPLYSISSYTMKHPPVQYPDWKAKELVEKFIAGEIER, translated from the coding sequence ATGTCTAAGAAAATTAAGCTTGCAATAGTTGGCGTTGGAAATTGCGCAAGTTCTTTGGTTCAGGGAATTTACTACTATAGGGATAAATCGGAGAATGAGATTTCCGGACTGATGCACTACGATGTTGGTGGATACAAGCCATGGGATATTGAGGTTGTTGCGGCCTTTGACATTGATAAAAGGAAAGTAGGTAAGGATGTGAGCAGAGCGATATTTGAAAAGCCCAACTGTACTAAAGTTTTTAATCCTAACGTTCCTGAGATGGGCGTTGAAGTTCAAATGGGCCCGATTATGGATGGGTTTGCCGAACACATGCTTGAGTATCCCGAGGAACAGAGGTTTGTACCTGCCGATAAGGAACCGGTTGATGTGGTGAAAGTACTCAAGGAGAGTGGAGCTGAAGTTGTTGTTAACTACCTACCCGTTGGTTCTGAAGAGGCTACAAGGTTTTACGCTCAGTGTGCCCTTGAGGCCGGTTGTGCCTTTGTAAACTGTATTCCTGTCTTTATAGCATCGGACAAGGAGTGGGCCCAAAAGTTTAAGGAGAAGGGGCTTCCAATAGTTGGAGATGATATTAAATCTCAGGTTGGGGCAACGATTACACATAGAGCTCTGGCTACTTTAATGAGCGACAGGGGCGTTCCAATAGATAGAACCTATCAGCTCAACTTTGGTGGGAACACAGACTTTTTAAACATGCTTGAGAGGAAGCGTTTAAAGACAAAGAAGGTTTCAAAGACGGAGGCTGTACGCTCAATTATTCCATACCCCGTTGAGGATAACAACATCCACATCGGCCCAAGTGACTACGTTCCTTGGCTCAAGGACAATAAGATTGCCTATATAAGACTTGAGGGAAGGTTGTTCGGTGATGTTCCTATGTACATTGAACTAAAGCTGTCCGTTGAGGATTCTCCTAACAGTGCAGGCTCTGCAATAGATGCAATTAGGTGTGCAAAGTTAGCTCTTGATAGGGGAATCTCAGGCCCTCTCTACTCAATTTCTTCATACACTATGAAACACCCACCTGTTCAGTATCCAGACTGGAAAGCAAAGGAGCTCGTGGAGAAGTTTATAGCGGGTGAAATTGAAAGGTAG